The Rhizobium sp. WSM4643 genome contains the following window.
TCCAGATCGCCGGTCTGGTGCTCCTGGTCGCGATGATCGGCGCGATCGTGCTGACGTTGAGACACCGCACCAACATCAAGCGGCAGAATATTCCGAGGCAAGTTGCCCGCACGCCCGCCACCGCCGTCGAGGTTGTTTCGGTCAAGCCCGGGCAGGGCGTCTAAAGGCAGGTCAAGGAACAAAGAACATGATCATCGGACTTTCCCACTACCTGACGGTCAGCGCCATCCTCTTCACGCTCGGCGTCTTCGGCATCTTCCTGAACCGGAAGAACGTTATCGTCATCCTGATGTCGATCGAACTGATCCTGCTTGCCGTCAACATCAACATGGTCGCCTTCTCCCACTTCCTGAACGACATCGTCGGCCAGGTCTTCGCGCTGTTCATCCTGACAGTCGCGGCTGCCGAAGCGGCGATCGGTCTTGCAATTCTCGTTGTCTTCTACCGCAACCGCGGCTCGATCGCGGTCGAAGAC
Protein-coding sequences here:
- the nuoK gene encoding NADH-quinone oxidoreductase subunit NuoK, giving the protein MIIGLSHYLTVSAILFTLGVFGIFLNRKNVIVILMSIELILLAVNINMVAFSHFLNDIVGQVFALFILTVAAAEAAIGLAILVVFYRNRGSIAVEDVNMMKG